The following coding sequences are from one Thamnophis elegans isolate rThaEle1 chromosome 5, rThaEle1.pri, whole genome shotgun sequence window:
- the TMEM59 gene encoding transmembrane protein 59 isoform X1, with amino-acid sequence MAAARRSRLGSLLLLVVLGSEAAWADLEPAPNTLSEAFEPALGNTLLCQRTCQSTYPLHTYPKEEELYACQRGCRLFSICQFVDDGIDLNRTKMECDSACTEAYTSQSDEQYACHLGCQNQLPYAELRREQLMSLMPKIHRLFPLTLVRSFWSDMMETAHSFITSTWTFYLQADDGKILIFQSKPDVQYVQSSDQENQDLKESSLAKTSLDLQLGGPHAHKGSFDDETESFFKCISLNSGWILTTTLLLSILVLLWICCATVTTAVGQYVSSEKLSIYGDLEYMNEQKLNQYPTSALVIVKCKADEQEVGPLPTKVNLTQSAI; translated from the exons ATGGCGGCGGCGCGACGGAGCCGTTTAGGGTCTCTCCTGCTGCTGGTGGTTCTCGGCTCTGAGGCGGCTTGGGCTGACCTGGAGCCCGCTCCGAATACCCTTTCGGAGGCTTTTGAGCCGGCCTTGGGAAACACACTTCTGTGTCAACGGACGTGCCAGAGCACTTACCCGCTGCACACCTACCCCAAG GAAGAAGAGCTCTATGCATGTCAAAGAGGTTGCAGATTATTTTCAATTTGTCAGTTTGTGGATGATGGAATTGATTTGAATCGGACCAAAATGGAATGTGATTCTG CATGTACAGAGGCATATACCTCCCAGTCTGATGAGCAATATGCTTGTCATCTTGGATGCCAGAATCAGTTACCATATGCTGAACTGAGACGCGAACAA CTCATGTCCTTAATGCCAAAAATTCATCGACTCTTCCCACTTACCCTTGTAAGATCCTTTTGGAGTGATATGATGGAAACTGCCCACAGCTTCATTACCTCTACCTGGACTTTCTATCTTCAAGCTGATGATGGCAAAATACTGATATTTCAG TCCAAACCAGATGTTCAGTATGTACAAAGTTCTGATCAGGAAAACCAAGATTTGAAAGAATCATCTCTAGCCAAGACATCTT tagaCTTACAGTTGGGAGGTCCACATGCACATAAAGGATCTTTTGATGATGAAACTGAGAGTTTCTTCAAATGCATTTCACT AAATTCTGGTTGGATATTAACAACCACTCTTCTCCTGTCTATACTTGTGTTGCTGTGGATTTGTTGCGCAACTGTTACTACTGCTGTTGGACAGTATGTTTCATCTGAG aaGCTGAGTATTTATGGAGACTTGGAATATATGAATGAACAAAAATTGAATCAATATCCAACTTCTGCTCTCGTGATAGTAAAATGTAAAGCTGATGAACAAGAAGTGGGACCTCTGCCTACAAAAGTTAACTTAACTCAATCagcaatataa
- the TMEM59 gene encoding transmembrane protein 59 isoform X2: MAAARRSRLGSLLLLVVLGSEAAWADLEPAPNTLSEAFEPALGNTLLCQRTCQSTYPLHTYPKEEELYACQRGCRLFSICQFVDDGIDLNRTKMECDSACTEAYTSQSDEQYACHLGCQNQLPYAELRREQLMSLMPKIHRLFPLTLVRSFWSDMMETAHSFITSTWTFYLQADDGKILIFQSKPDVQYVQSSDQENQDLKESSLAKTSYLQLGGPHAHKGSFDDETESFFKCISLNSGWILTTTLLLSILVLLWICCATVTTAVGQYVSSEKLSIYGDLEYMNEQKLNQYPTSALVIVKCKADEQEVGPLPTKVNLTQSAI, translated from the exons ATGGCGGCGGCGCGACGGAGCCGTTTAGGGTCTCTCCTGCTGCTGGTGGTTCTCGGCTCTGAGGCGGCTTGGGCTGACCTGGAGCCCGCTCCGAATACCCTTTCGGAGGCTTTTGAGCCGGCCTTGGGAAACACACTTCTGTGTCAACGGACGTGCCAGAGCACTTACCCGCTGCACACCTACCCCAAG GAAGAAGAGCTCTATGCATGTCAAAGAGGTTGCAGATTATTTTCAATTTGTCAGTTTGTGGATGATGGAATTGATTTGAATCGGACCAAAATGGAATGTGATTCTG CATGTACAGAGGCATATACCTCCCAGTCTGATGAGCAATATGCTTGTCATCTTGGATGCCAGAATCAGTTACCATATGCTGAACTGAGACGCGAACAA CTCATGTCCTTAATGCCAAAAATTCATCGACTCTTCCCACTTACCCTTGTAAGATCCTTTTGGAGTGATATGATGGAAACTGCCCACAGCTTCATTACCTCTACCTGGACTTTCTATCTTCAAGCTGATGATGGCAAAATACTGATATTTCAG TCCAAACCAGATGTTCAGTATGTACAAAGTTCTGATCAGGAAAACCAAGATTTGAAAGAATCATCTCTAGCCAAGACATCTT aCTTACAGTTGGGAGGTCCACATGCACATAAAGGATCTTTTGATGATGAAACTGAGAGTTTCTTCAAATGCATTTCACT AAATTCTGGTTGGATATTAACAACCACTCTTCTCCTGTCTATACTTGTGTTGCTGTGGATTTGTTGCGCAACTGTTACTACTGCTGTTGGACAGTATGTTTCATCTGAG aaGCTGAGTATTTATGGAGACTTGGAATATATGAATGAACAAAAATTGAATCAATATCCAACTTCTGCTCTCGTGATAGTAAAATGTAAAGCTGATGAACAAGAAGTGGGACCTCTGCCTACAAAAGTTAACTTAACTCAATCagcaatataa